The nucleotide window TCTCCATCCACAGTAAAGTCCAACTTAATTTGCGTTTCACCTGTATTACGTTCGATTTGTGCGCGACGTTCTGTCATCTACTTTTCCTCCAACCTAATATCAATTGCTCGTGCGTGTGCTTCCAACCCTTCTAAACGGGCAAGAGCTGAAATTTTGCGGCCATGTTCTTCGATGGCTTGTTTGCTATATGAAATAATGCTTGATTTTTTTGTGAAATCATCGACATTGAGCGGGCTCGAAAAACGAGCAGTGCCATTT belongs to Desertibacillus haloalkaliphilus and includes:
- a CDS encoding histidinol dehydrogenase is translated as NGTARFSSPLNVDDFTKKSSIISYSKQAIEEHGRKISALARLEGLEAHARAIDIRLEEK